DNA sequence from the Candidatus Fluviicola riflensis genome:
CTGTATGACATGACTTTTTATTGGGATAAGACCGCTGAAGCAGAACATTTGTCCTATTGCGCTACCGAATCTGATAAAGCAAAACAATTGGCCATTATTCAAACTTCGAACGAGAAACTGATTCATAATATCGACCGTGTTCATGAAACTGTTATATCACTGGAAAACGCACTGAATGCCATTGAAAATCTGGAAGAACAAATCGTTGATTCAAACGACGGATTCTTTAATGACCTTCGCTATTTTGCCAAAACCAATGATGGATATTCCGACACCATTTACAGCGACATTAAAAAAATGAGCGAATTTCTGGTTTTTGTGAAATCACTCGATGGTGATACGACTTACTTTAAATTTAAACCGGGAGTTAGCTGATAACCGTTTTGGAATTTGGTTAATCCCATATATCAGGCAAGCCGGCGTGTTTCGCTGGACAATTTTTTGCATCTTTAAAGTTCCATACTTCGTGTCGGGTTAAACCCCGGTAAACAGCTTTGTGCTTAGCGTCCATTTCTCCATCAAGCACCGAACCTTTACAAGCATTGGCGGTAGGTACAACTATTCAAAATAACGGCTAAAAAAACTCTGATGGAAGACAAACAAGATGATCCGAAGACCCTCAAAAACAAGTACATACCAACTGCTGAGTTTTATAGCCAGATAATCGACAGTTTACAGGATTATTCCATTTTCACATTGGATAAAGAATTTAATATTAATAGCTGGAGTTCAGGCTCAACTAAAATATTTGGGTACGAAACGGAAGAGGTTATTGGAGAACCGTTCGATATCATCTTTACTGAAGAAGATTTAAAAAGTGATGTGCCGAAAAAAGAAATCGAAACAGCCTTAAAAGAAGGTCGTGCAACAGATAACAGGTGGCACATTGCGAAAGACAAAAGTGTGTTTTATGCTTATGGATTGGTTTTTCCACTCGTGGGCCTGGATGGAGAAATGCTGGGGTATGTAAAAATCCTTCGGGATTTGACGGAGAGGAAACAATCGGAAGATGCCATAAAAAAGTATGTCCGGGAACTGGAAGACCTGAATACACATAAAGAGAGTGTTTTGGCAATACTTTCGCACGATTTAAGAAGCCCGCTGTCGGCCATTATCGGAACGGCAAAATATTTGAAAGAACATTTTCAGAAAATGAAGCCGGATGATGTTCAGGAAATGCTCGACTTACTGTACAAGTCATCAACCGATGAACTGGATATGTTAGACTATTTGGTAGAATGGGCCCGGATAAAATATGCGTCAGATGTATTTTCGCCGACGCAACTAAAATTAACCGAATACATTGATAAAGTCTTTACAACCTTAAACGAAACGGCTTTACTAAACACGATCAATCTTCATCACGAAGTTGAAGAGAACACTTCTGTATTTGCAGATAGCAAAATGCTGATCTCCATCATTCAAAATATTGTTTCAAATGCGATTAAACACACCGAAAAAGGAGGCGAAATAACTGTTTCTGCAAAAAGTAAAGACAACAAAATCATCGTTCAGGTAAGGGACACCGGGATTGGAATGTCAAAAGAAATAATGGGAAAACTGTTTACCCCTCAAATGAAAACGCTTTCAGAAACAAGAAAAAAGGATAAAGGCGCCGGAATCGGATTATTACTGGTGAAAGGCTTTCTGGAAAAAAATGGCGGTGAAATATGGGTTGAAAGTGTTGAAGGTGTGGGTTCATCTTTCTATTTTACATTGCCCATTGAAGAACCTTTATATAAAATAGGCAGTTCAGACGAAATCATGTTTGATGAGAGTGCATAACCGGAGTAATTTAATTGGCGGGAAAAGTCAAACTTGCATGACAAAAAATAAATACTTACTTTTAACGTTAGTATCGTAATCCAATACTAATGATAAAGACCTTTGACGATAAAGAATCTGAAAAAATTTGGATCGGAATTCGGTCAAAAAAATTGCCCAACGAAATTCAGGATGTTGCGCGTCGGAAACTGAGAATGATCAATAACGCTCAGGACATAAATGATCTCAGAATTCCACCCGCAAACAGACTGGAGAAATTGAGAGGAGATCTTCAAGATTATTACAGCATTCGCGTTAACAATCAATGGAGAATCATTTTTAAATGGATCAATAATGATGCTTACGAAATTAATATAGTGGATTACCATTAAATGTACAATCATGGAAAAGCTCAAAAATATTCATCCGGGAGAAATACTCATAGAGGAATTCTTGATCCCATTGGAAATTTCGGCCTACCGTTTGGCCAAGGAAACCTTTCTTCCTCAAACACGTATTTCCGAAATAGTAAAAGGTAATCGCAGAATTACAGCTGATACTGCTTTACGATTTTCCAAATTTTTCGGAACCACTGCCAAATTTTGGTTAGGACTTCAGGATGATTATGATCTGGAAGAAGAGAAAAATCAGAAAGGGAAAGAAATCAATAATATCAAGCCTCTGGAAGGAAACGCTGCGTAACACGTGTTCCGTAAAAATAATTGTGTGAATATTGGTTATATTCGTTGGTATGAATTCAAACTCTGATCGCGGAATTTTCAGTTCACGCATTTTAAACTTTCCGGTAGAAAGCGTCTACCAGGCGTTTGCAAATCCATTGCATTTGAAAGAATGGTGGGGACCTGAAGGTTTCACCAATACCATTCATGAATTTGACCTGCAGCCCGGCGGAAAGTGGGTTTTGACCATGCACGGCCCTGAAATTGGCCATTATGAAAACTCATCTGTGTTTCAAATTGTGGAACCATTAAAGCTGGTTGCCTGGAAAAGAGTTTCGAAACCATTGTTTGAGATGGAAATTGGGTTTACGAAGCTTGATGATGCAACAACGGAGATTTCGTTTCGGATGATCTTCGATACCGAAGAAGAATGTGAAAAAATCAGGCGGTTTGCCGGACCAAAGAACGAAGAGAATTTTGACAGATTGGAAAAAGAGCTGCTGAAGATTGTGGCCTGATTCCAACAACACAAAAAACAAACCGGTTTTATGATCTCAACATTTAAATGGCGGAGAGTACCCCCCTTTTTTTTGCATGAAGTAGGAATGCAAAGCATTTAATCTTGTCCTGAATTTCATTTGATTTCATCCCGATCAGTCTAAAGCCGATAAACAATTTATTACGACAGATGCTCAGATTTTCGCACTCCTAACGGCAGCGCTGGTTGGTTCTTTATTTAACGTGAGTTCGGTATAGTCTATTCTATGATATAAATGCTGAGCGAGTGCGTTAGCCGAGCAAAATCTGTGCATCTGTGGGAGCTGAGAATAGCTTTTTTTATATAAGAATTTTGTAACCATTATTGAAAATCGTGTAACAATCTCCCCGCAAAAGAGCGCCATTTTTACAGGAGTAACAATTCCGTTGCAAATTTAAATTCATAATAAGATGGACAAAAATCAAAATGACAATCGCAATCCACAAACTGGAGGCACGTCAAAAGAAAACAATCCGGGCAATACCGGTCAAACTGGTCAATCCGGCAATATGGGCCAATCTGGTGGCTCCGGTAACACTGGAAACACTGGCAGAAGCCAGGATCCCAACAATCCGGACCGTAACAACCCTACTTCCAACAATCCGGGTAACCAAAATCAGGATGTAAACAATCCAAAACACAACAATCCTTCTACGACTAACAATCCTGGGTTTGAAGAGCGAGGCAATCAAAATCGTAACAACCCCACTCCCGGAGCCCACATGCCCAATACGCCCGAAAGAGAGCATGAAGTAGGCGAACCTGATAAACGAGAAAACAAAAATCGTGAAATCACAGCCAATGACCCGACCGGAAATTGGGAAGATACAGATCAGGCCATCGACACCCAACGTAAAAGCGAAGGGCCGTACAATAAAACTTCCGACAGTACAAATCAGCGTCGTGACACAGATACAGGCACAACAGGAACATCTCAAAAAAGCACTCGTGACGACGACAGCAGAACAACTGACAAACAAGATTCTAACAAAGGAAGATTGTAAAAATCAAGCAAATAAATCCTCTGCGTTTACAGAGGATTTATTTGTTTCTTTTATTTCAACAATATCTACCAAAATGATACTCCAGTTAAACCCCTCAATTTTAGTCGAAACACCGCTTGGGACGGGACAGGCAATCTTTATCATTGATTACGGCATGCACCAGAACACCTGCTGGGTGGTTGCCAATGTAAAAGACGGAAGCATCAAACACTTTGACTGCAACGATGTCATTCTTTCTACGAATTATACGTACGGCATGAACCTTATGAAAAACAAGGAAGCTCATGCAAACACAACTCCTGAATCCAAAACACCGAAAGTGCAATCTTAACTTTCCGTGTTAGTCTACTTCACTTTTGCGTTTAATTAATCGGAATTTGCTGAATAGCCAAGCTATTTCTACATTTAACATCGATTAAAACAAAACACATCATGCTCACCTCCGTTCATCCAAAGCTTCCGATGCGCAATAAAGCGATTACCCGCGATTATTACCTGAATCAATTGGGGTTTGAAGAATTTGGCAATACCGGTTTTGAAGATTACCTGATGGTCCAAAAAGACAATATCCAGCTTCATTTTTTTCTGTTTAAGGAACTGGACCCAAAAGAAAATTACGGACAGATATATATTCGCACTGAAGTGATCGACGAATTATATCAATCTATGCTGGATAGAAAAGTCGCCATTCATCCGAACGGGGCGTTGCAGTTGAAACCCTGGGGACAAAAGGAGTTTTCGCTGCTCGATCCGGATTATAATTTGTTGACCTTCGGGCAAAGCATACAATGAACGGCCTCGAAATAAATACCGACAAGAACCGCCTGGATCTCCACTTCATTCACGGATTCATTTCAAACTCCTATTGGGGAAAGGATCGAACAATTGACGCCATGCAGATGTGTATTGACAACTCGTTGAATTTCGGTGTTTACCTTTCAGACAAACAAATCGGTTACGCGCGGGTGGTCACTGATTATGCGCAATTCGCCTACATCATGGATGTATTTATTGATGAAAACCACCGTGATAAAGGTTATTCTGTCGCGTTGATGAAATTCATCATGGAATGTGAAGCTTTGAAGAACATCAAGGTTTGGCGGCTTGCCACTGCCGATGCCCATGGCCTGTACAAGAAATTCGGGTTTGAAGCGTTAGAAAAACCGGAGAACCTGATGGAGTTGATCATTAAAAACCGGTTGAAATGAAAATAGTATATCTGATAATACTTCTGCAGGTTTTTTCCGGTTGTGATTTCATCAATGGTTTATCAGAGATTAAAGAAGATTTTGAGACCGAAAAGCTGGATTCTTATACCATGGAACCACTGAATCATTACATGAAAAAGTACGAAATCGATTACAAAAATAAAGTCCCGAAACGCTTTGAAGTGATTGAATTCTCTTTTGAAGACGCGTATTTCGACACTGCCGATTTTTATTCGAGTAACCAACATGTAAGCAGGGTAATTGGCCTTCCGGGCGAGGAAGTCGAACTGAAGAAAGGCGTCGTTTACATCAATGGAAAAATACTGAAAGAACCGTTTTTAGCCGATTCCATCCGATCGAATGACGATTTTGAAAAGATGAAAATTGAAGAAGACAACTACTTTGTGATGGTCGACAAACGAAAAATGATTTTCCAGGATACAATAACCGGTGTTGAGTATAAAGCCTATGATTCAAGGATCATTGGAACAATACCCGGGTACCGGATTGTTGGGACTACTGATTTAAAATAGAATCCAATGGAATTAATCAATATCTTCATCTTATGAAATCAACATTGTTGTTCATTGGACTGGTGTTCATTGTACTGGCCTGTAACAATTCTGCTAAAGAGCCTGATATTAAAACACCCCCCGATTCAAATCAATCCGATAATAACACATTTGAAAATCCGCGCACGTATGTTCGTAAATATGCACTTTGGGAATATCAATACGACTCTATTAGCGGGCGTTCCACCCCTGTTAAATTGCGATCAGTTAACAAAGATACCCTGAGTGCCAAAAAGATTGTGGCAATCGTTAATAAAACCTGGCCGAATGTACAGGTAACGCATCTGCGAACTTCAAAAGACACTATCTATCTTTCCATTCCAAAAAGCGATGTATTGACGCAGCAAATGGGAACTCTCGGCGCCGACGAATTTATGATTTCAACCACTTATTCATTTACGGAATTAAATGGTATTCGCTATGTTTCATTTGATTTTCAGCCTGGCGATCATGCAAATCCGGGGGTTTACAGTAGAAATTACTGGATTAAACACCGGTAAAATCAGTTCACGGAGGCCTGATAATTTACTGAGATCACAATCACTCCGTCACCTTCGCTTCTTCCAGGACCGTTACAAAATCAAGCAGGTATTTGTTGAATTCTTCAGGTTGCTCCAGGTTGGAGACATGTCCTGCCTTATCGATCACACGAAGAACTGATCCTTTAATGGATGCATGCATGATTTCTGATTGCTCAAGTGGCGTCACTTTGTCTTCCCGGCCACAGATTATCAATGTCGGAATGGTTACTCCGCTCAGCATTGAACACGTTTCTTCACGTCCGGCAAGAGCTGTTAAACCGTTTGTAATGATTTTATCGGAATTGGAGAACACCACATTGCGCAGCGATTCAACCAACTCCGGTTTTGTATTCAGGGTATCTTCATGAAACACACTTTTGATGAATTCTTCGTTGAATTCCCTGGAACCGTTTGCAGTGATTTCTTCAATCGTTTGGTAACGTTTCTCTTTTCCTTCTTTCGTATCGGCTATACATTGCGTATCACACAAAATCACTGCTTCAAACCGATGCGGAAATTTTTTGAGTACATCCAATGCGATATAACCACCCATTGACAATCCACAAATAATGGCTTTTTCAATGGCTAATTTGTCCATAAACATGACCAGATCATCACCGAATAAATCAATGCTCAGGGTTGTTTCCTCGTTCTTTGATCGTCCGAACCCACGGATATCAATCGCAATCACGCGATGTCTCGACTTTAAAAAATTGATCTGCCCCTGCCACATTGCCTTGCTGAAAGGAAAGCCGTGTAAAAAAACAATCGGCGTATCTCCTTCTCCAAAATCATCGTAAAACAAATTGAAGTTGTCTATTTCAGCAATCAAATTGCTTCCTTTGGCTATTGTATCCATGGTGTTTGTACATTAAGTTTGGCATGTTACCACTTGTAAACATAGCGGTTGAATCATTAGAATCAGTTACATAATTGAGGGGAAAAGTTATATGATTCACAGGTGAAATACGCCATAAAAACACTCCGGAACAACCACCGGAATAACCACCGGAATAAAACCAAAATAAAACAGCATAAAGCGCTGTAAATAAACAATATAGACACCGGAATAACCACCGGAATAAAAATACTTAAAAGCGCTTATCTCAGCTGTTTTTCTTATCCTTGCGGATATGGTGGCAAATTATTAATATACAGCATGAACATCCCTGAAACAGCACACTTCTCAGCAACAATCAATATCATCGGGATCAATCCGTTTGTATTCCTGCCTGAAGATGTGTTAAAAGCAGTTTTTCTCCAAGCCGGCAAAGAGAAAGGAAAAATTCCTGTCAAAATGACCATCGACGGACATGAATTTCCACAAACATTGGTGAAATACAGCGGACACTGGCGGTTGTACCTGAACATGCCCATGCGAAAAGCGGCCGGCAAAGATGTGGGCGACACCGCTGAGTTTGGAGTTCGCTTTGATCCGGAGGAACGAATCGTACCTATGCATCCAAAATTCCGTAAAGCGCTTGACGAAAATAAAGACGCCCGCGAAATATTCGAAAATCTCCCTCTGTCTCGCAGACAGGAAATAGTGAAGTATTTATCGTTCCTGAAAACCGAAGAAAGCATCAACCGTAACATCGAAAAAGCAATCGGCTTTCTGTTGGGAAAAGAACGTTTTATCGGAAGGGACAAACCGTGATTTTTTTAGTATATTAGTCTGCTTTAGCAACTAATAAAGCTCTGCAATTCAACAAAATATGACACGACCGATACATCCTGATTTTCAATTTGCACTCGATTTAAAATCGCAGGAAGTGACCGATCTGTTTTGCGATGCGCGAAACTATCTGTTGGAATTGGCACCCGAGTGCAACGAACTCGTGTATCATACGCATGCGCTCACTTCGGTTTTTTGTATTTCCGATAAACTCTCGGATGCTTTTTGCATGTTGCCCATTTATACCAATCATGTGAACCTGGGTTTCAACAAAGGCGCTTTATTGCAAGATCCGCATGGTTTATTGACCGGAACGGGTAATTTGATCCGTCACATTGACATCAAATCACCTGGTGATTACCGGAATCCGGAAGTAACAGCGTTGATCAGGGAAGCCATTGCTTTTGCCATCAAAGACATGGACAAACCTACGAAAGCAATCGGCCAAACCATTTCAAAAATCAAAGCGAAGTGACTTTTTAAACCATATTATTGATAATTTAACCCCGAAAAATGACCTATTATGAACAGAATTGAAATCCCGCTCAACAAAACCCGAATGAAACTCGCAATTATAACCAGTGCGATACTCATTCTCTATGGTATTTATCTCATGGCATTTGTGGCCTACAGCCAACAGGTGATGCATCCACTGTTAATGATTGGAATTACGGCTGCAGTAATGTCGATTTTCGTTTTCTCTATCTTTTATAACGTCAAAAAAATCATGATCCCGGTCGGGTTCATTATTACCGACGAGGGAATCATCGATAACACCGCTTCTACCGAACTTGGGTTGATCAGATGGGATGAAATGACAACCGTCAAAGTAGAATCATTTGCATTGAATACCAAGGTCCTGCTCGTATACGTTAGAGATCCAAGAGCAATTCTGGACCGTGTAAAAGGAAAAAAAGGACGCTATGTTCGCAACAACATGAAAGTGCAGGGAACAATGGTTGCCATAACAGCCAAAACACTGGTCTACAATTTTGATGATTTGGTGAAAACCGTAAAAGACCGATTCAAGGAAGAAGAAGCGAAAAAAGAACAACAGAAACAACCTGAATCCCAAGACGCCCCAATGTAGGCATGAAGGTTTGCTTGATAAATTCACTCAAAAGCTTTCAATAAATTAAACCTTTGGTGACATCTCCAATCAAACGGACATGAAACTGCGTTTTTTATCAGCACTCACGGTATTGGGCATTCTGGCTTTTTTGGAGAGCGCAACATTCGAAAATCATCAAAAAACACCGGGTTATGATCTCAATTCACCTGATTTTTCGTTGGTTCTTCCCGATACCTTGCGTGAAGTTTCAGGCGTCGTCTGCATTGACTCTGCTACTTTTGCCTGTGTGCAGGACGAGAATGGAATAGTTTTCATCTATGACTTTCTGAAGAACCAAATCAAAAAACAGTATTCGTTTAACATCGACGGAGATTATGAAGGAATTACCCGCATTGATAAAACGCTTTATGTGCTGCGAAGCGACGGAATGCTGTATGAGATTTCTGATTACGAATCGCCCGATTTCAAATTGACGTCTTACGCAACAGGAGTTCCCGCTCGCAACAATGAAGGGCTATGCTACGATGCTGATCATCACCGCTTGTTGATCGCTTCCAAAGGAAAAATTGGAAAAGGCCCCGAATACAAAGATAAACGGATGATTTATGGCTTCGATCTCAACACCAAAACACTGATTTCTGAACCGGTATTTGACTTTAATTTACAGGAAATCAAACAATTCGCTCAAAAGAACAACATCAAGCTACCAACACGAACAAAAAAACATGGTGAAGAAGCAGTTGCTGAACCCGTGCTTAAATTCGCGACTTCTGCCATTTGCATTCACCCGATAACAAAAAAGCTGTACCTGCTTTCGGCTGCCGATCATTTGTTATTCATTTTCGATGTGGGAGGTAACATCGAACACCTGGAAGTACTAAATCCTGTAAAGTTCAATAAAACCGAGGGAATCACGTTTCTTGAAAACGGCGACATGCTGGTGACCAATGAAGCACAGGACAAAAAACCGACAGTATTGCGGTTCAATTACAAATGAATTGTACTTTCGCTTGTGAGAGCATAATTCCATGAAAAACATTCAGGTAAGGCAGATCAATTCACTAAAAGAACCCGGTTTATCCGGAAGTTTCAGTATCCGGAATGTGGAAGAATTGCTTGCCGGAAAAAACATGGTGCAGGAACTTCATCGCCATGATTTCTTCTATATTCTGGCGCTGACAAAAGGAACCGGCAATCATGAAATCGATTTTACGACTTACGAAATTTGCGATAACTCAGTGTTTTTCATGCGTCCCGGACACGTTCATCAACTCACGCTGAAAGCTGGAAGCAACGGTTATTTGTTGCAGTTTAAACCCGATTTTTATTATCCCGGTGATGCTCCGTCAAGAGAACTTCTGCGCAAAGCCAGCAACAAAAACCTGTGTCAGCTCGATGAAGCACGGTTTCAAAAACTGATTTCCACCTTAAGCGCCATTTTCAGAGAATATTCAGACAAAGAAGAAGGTTACCAGGATGTGATCAAAGCGAATCTAGGTATTTTCCTTATTGAACTGGTCCGGCACCACCAGCAGCGCAACAATGCTATTACCCCCGTAAATGCTTATGCAGAAGAGCGTCTGGAAGAATTTTTGGAACTTCTTGATCACCACATTACCACTCACAAACAGGTCTCTCATTATGCCGGGATGATGCATCTTTCCATGTATCAGCTCAATGCCATCACGAAATCGACGCTGGATAAAACCTGCTCTGAATTGATCAATGAACGGATTATCCTGGAGGCAAAAAGAACCCTGCTGGCAACGTCTGACCAAGTCAATCATGTCGCGTATCATCTTGGATATGAAGATGTTTCCTATTTTATCCGGTTCTTTAAAAAACATACTGGCTATTCGCCCGAAGCATTTCGGAGCAACTTCAAATAAGTCCTGTTTAATTTCATTTTTGTCCTATCACGTTCCCACGGTTCGAAAGTACTTTTGTGCTTGTAAAAACTCATACCAAATAGTAATCTTTATGAAAACAAAAATGAAATTAATCGCCGCTCTGAAAATCTGGATTGTCATCTACCCTTCCATCACCTTATTCCTATATTTCTTCGGAGAACAGCTATCTGCGCTTCCTTTAGCCGTTCGGACACTCATTTTAACACTTTGCCTGGTTCCATGGATCATCTTTGCCGGAGTTCCTTTTGTGAATTTCATCCTCGGGTTGTTTTCTCCGAAAACCGATAAGTTGTGATTCACTGAAAAGTATGAATTGGTCTTCATATGAAGATATTTTTCTACTAAAGTCACATCAAACTTTCATAACTTAGCATGAAATCCAATCCCAACTCATTCAACTCCTCAAGACGTACATTTGTTCAACAAAGCAGTATTTTACTGGCAGCTGCGATCCTGCCATTTCCATTTACCGCATCAACATCAATTCACATGACAAACAATCCTCATTTCGACGTAATCATTATCGGTGGAAGTTATTCAGGACTTGCAGCCGGAATGTCCCTGGGAAGAGCTCTCAGAAAAGTACTCATCATTGACGGTGGAAATCCGTGCAACAAACAAACCCCGCATTCGCACAATTTCCTTACACAAGACGGACAAACACCGGCGGCAATCGCGTCGCTGGCAAAAGAACAGGTTGAGAAATATAAAACCGTCACCTTTCGCAACGATCTTGCCGTGAGTGGTTTACAAACAACAAATGGCTTTGAAATCGCGACTCAATCGGGCAGCACTTTCTCGGCTAAAAAATTGATCTTCGCTACAGGAATCAAAGATGTGATGCCTGAAATAGAAGGTTTTTCAGACTGCTGGGGAGTTTCAGTGATCCATTGTCCCTATTGCCACGGTTATGAATACAGCAACGAAAAAACCGGAATTCTTACCAACGGAGACGTTGCTTATGAAGTGAGCAGACTGATCAGTAACTGGACCAAAGACCTGACGGTTTTTACCAATGGAATAGCAGAATTCGCACCAAACCAAACCCAAAAACTGTCAGAACATGGAATTATGATCAATGAATCAGTGATTGATCATTTTGAACACAACAACGGATACCTGAGAAACATTGTTTTCAAAGACGGTTCCAAAACGCCCATTACGGCAATTTATGCACGTCCGGAATTCGAACAGCATTGCGCCATTCCTGAACAATTGGGCTGTGAACTCACAGAGCAAGGCCACATTTCCGTTGATCCATTCCAAAAAACAACTATTCGTGGAGTCTTTGCATGTGGCGACAATACCACGTTTATGCGATCAGTAGCCAATTCTGTAGCCATGGGAACGTTGGCAGGAGTGATGACCAATAAAGAAATCATTGAAGATGAGTTTTGATCCGGTTACGTTGAACGAGCTGATAAAGCAAATCTGACAACCTGATTTAAAGGGAACTTGTCTATTTTTGGTGATAGAATCTCAAATTCAACTCATTCCAAATCAATCGTATGGCAACTTGTAAAAACATAATTTCGTGCAGCTTATTTACCATCTTTCTGACAGGAACGGCAAACGCACAAAGCGATTCTATGGCCACTGAATACGTTCGATTGGCGGATGATTTCAGGAAAAATGCCATTCCCGATAGCGCAATTGTCTATTATGAAAAAGCAGGTGCTGAGTTTCAACAACTCAATTATGTAGAGCAATTCGTGAGTTCTTATAATCAAATCGGAGCGCTTCTTACGCGACAGGATAATTACGAAAAAGCCAAAGTTTATCTGAACGAAGCACTTTCAGCCGGGCTTTCCTCGCTGGATACCAACAATCCTGTGATCGCCGCAACTTATCTGGGTTTGGGTGTCATTTACAGCGCTGAAGAAAACTATCCTTTATCGTTGAAGTATCATGACAAAGCCCTCGCTATCAGATTATTGAAATTCGGTAAGAACCATTCCGATGTGGCAACCAGTTACGGAAACATCGGGAACGTTTATTTCAACAGTAAAAACTACGAAAAAGCGGTCGAAAATCACTCAAAAGCGCTGAAGATCCGTGAGAAACTGTTTGGTAAAACGGGCGTTGAAGTGATTCAGTCGTATGCAAATCTAGGGAATGCTTACCGGGAAATCAAGGATTATAAAAAAGCACTCGTTTACTTTGAAAAAGCGCTGACAAACAAGATCAAACAAGTCGGTGAAAAACACAAAGACCTGGCGAAGTTTTACAAAAACATCAGTGATGTCTATTACCTGAAAGGCGAAAACGCAAAAGGCGATTTGTATAAAATGAAGGCCGGGGAAATGTCAAAAAGCTGAATTTCGTATTATTAGAGACTGTTAAGGCTAAATTATCATGAATACTGTAGGCTATTTTGAAATCCATTCTGCTCAACCCGAACGGGAAATCGCGTTTTATTCGGCTGTTTTCGGCTGGAAATTTATCAAAGAAGAATTCGTTCCGATCGAGTATTACCGTATCGAAACAAACGGTATTAATGGCGGATTGTTAAAACGACAAGGGCAATCACCCGTATTGGGAAGCGCCGTAAACGCTTTTACGTGTTCTATCCAGGTTGAGGATTTTGATGCAACGAGCAACCTGATCCTTGAAAACGGCGGCAAAGTTGCTTTACCTAAATTCGCCATTCCGGGACGTTGCTGGCAGGGCTATTTTATGGACGCGGATCACAACATTTTCGGAATTTTTGAAGTCAATGAGCATGCAATTTGATCCGGAAAACAACATCGTAAAATTGTGCGCCAAAGGAATGGAACTGGAAGGTGAAGGCAAACCAATGGAAGCTTTTGAATTGTTTCAACGAGCGTGGAATGAAGCATCAAACGATTTTGAAAAATTCACCTCGGCACATTACGTGGCCCGACACCAGGAAAACGTTT
Encoded proteins:
- a CDS encoding plasmid maintenance system killer family protein; amino-acid sequence: MIKTFDDKESEKIWIGIRSKKLPNEIQDVARRKLRMINNAQDINDLRIPPANRLEKLRGDLQDYYSIRVNNQWRIIFKWINNDAYEINIVDYH
- the higA gene encoding addiction module antidote protein, HigA family — its product is MEKLKNIHPGEILIEEFLIPLEISAYRLAKETFLPQTRISEIVKGNRRITADTALRFSKFFGTTAKFWLGLQDDYDLEEEKNQKGKEINNIKPLEGNAA
- a CDS encoding ATPase, which gives rise to MNSNSDRGIFSSRILNFPVESVYQAFANPLHLKEWWGPEGFTNTIHEFDLQPGGKWVLTMHGPEIGHYENSSVFQIVEPLKLVAWKRVSKPLFEMEIGFTKLDDATTEISFRMIFDTEEECEKIRRFAGPKNEENFDRLEKELLKIVA
- a CDS encoding glyoxalase/bleomycin resistance/extradiol dioxygenase family protein; protein product: MLTSVHPKLPMRNKAITRDYYLNQLGFEEFGNTGFEDYLMVQKDNIQLHFFLFKELDPKENYGQIYIRTEVIDELYQSMLDRKVAIHPNGALQLKPWGQKEFSLLDPDYNLLTFGQSIQ
- a CDS encoding GNAT family N-acetyltransferase, yielding MNGLEINTDKNRLDLHFIHGFISNSYWGKDRTIDAMQMCIDNSLNFGVYLSDKQIGYARVVTDYAQFAYIMDVFIDENHRDKGYSVALMKFIMECEALKNIKVWRLATADAHGLYKKFGFEALEKPENLMELIIKNRLK
- the lepB gene encoding signal peptidase I is translated as MKIVYLIILLQVFSGCDFINGLSEIKEDFETEKLDSYTMEPLNHYMKKYEIDYKNKVPKRFEVIEFSFEDAYFDTADFYSSNQHVSRVIGLPGEEVELKKGVVYINGKILKEPFLADSIRSNDDFEKMKIEEDNYFVMVDKRKMIFQDTITGVEYKAYDSRIIGTIPGYRIVGTTDLK
- a CDS encoding alpha/beta hydrolase, whose protein sequence is MDTIAKGSNLIAEIDNFNLFYDDFGEGDTPIVFLHGFPFSKAMWQGQINFLKSRHRVIAIDIRGFGRSKNEETTLSIDLFGDDLVMFMDKLAIEKAIICGLSMGGYIALDVLKKFPHRFEAVILCDTQCIADTKEGKEKRYQTIEEITANGSREFNEEFIKSVFHEDTLNTKPELVESLRNVVFSNSDKIITNGLTALAGREETCSMLSGVTIPTLIICGREDKVTPLEQSEIMHASIKGSVLRVIDKAGHVSNLEQPEEFNKYLLDFVTVLEEAKVTE
- a CDS encoding AraC family transcriptional regulator, whose translation is MKNIQVRQINSLKEPGLSGSFSIRNVEELLAGKNMVQELHRHDFFYILALTKGTGNHEIDFTTYEICDNSVFFMRPGHVHQLTLKAGSNGYLLQFKPDFYYPGDAPSRELLRKASNKNLCQLDEARFQKLISTLSAIFREYSDKEEGYQDVIKANLGIFLIELVRHHQQRNNAITPVNAYAEERLEEFLELLDHHITTHKQVSHYAGMMHLSMYQLNAITKSTLDKTCSELINERIILEAKRTLLATSDQVNHVAYHLGYEDVSYFIRFFKKHTGYSPEAFRSNFK
- a CDS encoding pyridine nucleotide-disulfide oxidoreductase, which gives rise to MTNNPHFDVIIIGGSYSGLAAGMSLGRALRKVLIIDGGNPCNKQTPHSHNFLTQDGQTPAAIASLAKEQVEKYKTVTFRNDLAVSGLQTTNGFEIATQSGSTFSAKKLIFATGIKDVMPEIEGFSDCWGVSVIHCPYCHGYEYSNEKTGILTNGDVAYEVSRLISNWTKDLTVFTNGIAEFAPNQTQKLSEHGIMINESVIDHFEHNNGYLRNIVFKDGSKTPITAIYARPEFEQHCAIPEQLGCELTEQGHISVDPFQKTTIRGVFACGDNTTFMRSVANSVAMGTLAGVMTNKEIIEDEF